One genomic window of Cheilinus undulatus linkage group 7, ASM1832078v1, whole genome shotgun sequence includes the following:
- the LOC121512463 gene encoding T-cell acute lymphocytic leukemia protein 1 homolog, which yields MLHEAAHQLHTFPRDPEPDLIMNQRSSTFETKLSEGPHPRLIRRVSTNSRERCRQQNVNGAFAELRRLIPTHPPDRKLSKNEILRLALRYINFLDGVRMEQERLGAPRGRAGSVEEEDELQEMLSPSSSGETSDGDSDGPMDAGASPGFLDPSDCPEMLTTLPMFLCNFDGVQEAGAGLSGWSRDPEDDHMMLFSP from the exons ATGCTGCACGAGGCTGCTCATCAACTCCACACCTTCCCCAG GGACCCAGAGCCAGACCTCATCATGAACCAAAGATCTTCTACGTTTGAGACGAAGCTCTCTGAAG gTCCTCATCCCCGCCTCATCCGCCGGGTCTCCACCAACAGTCGTGAACGTTGTCGCCAGCAGAACGTAAACGGAGCGTTCGCCGAGCTGCGCCGCCTCATCCCCACCCACCCCCCCGACAGGAAACTGAGCAAGAACGAGATCCTGCGCCTCGCCCTCAGATACATCAACTTCCTGGATGGGGTGCGGATGGAGCAGGAGCGACTAGGGGCCCCCAGGGGCCGAGCGGGGAGcgtggaggaggaggacgagcTGCAGGAGATGCTGTCGCCAAGCTCCAGTGGTGAGACCTCTGATGGAGACTCTGATGGGCCGATGGATGCCGGGGCGTCTCCGGGATTTCTGGACCCTTCAGATTGCCCTGAAATGTTGACAacattgccaatgtttttgtgcaattttgatgGTGTGCAGGAGGCAGGAGCAGGACTGTCAGGCTGGTCTAGAGATCCAGAGGATGATCACATGATGCTGTTTAGCCCATGA